The following proteins are encoded in a genomic region of Corylus avellana chromosome ca4, CavTom2PMs-1.0:
- the LOC132177757 gene encoding probable voltage-gated potassium channel subunit beta translates to MQYNNLGRSGLKVSQLSYGAWVSFGNQLDVKEAKSLLQCCRDHGVNFFDNAEVYANGRAEEIMGQAIRELGWKRSDIVISTKIFWGGPGPNDKGLSRKHIVEGTKASLKRLDTDYVDVIYCHRPDSSTPIEETVRAMNYVIDKGWAFYWGTSEWSAQQITEAWGVADRLDLVGPIVEQPEYNMLTRQKVESEYLPLYSNYGLGLTTWSPLASGVLTGKYNKKVIPADSRFALENYKNLANRSLVDDVLKKVEGLKPIADELGVPLSQLAIAWCAANPNVSSVITGATKESQIQENMKAVDLIPLLTPAVMEKIEAVVQSKPKRPDSYR, encoded by the exons ATGCAGTACAATAACCTGGGGCGGTCGGGCCTGAAGGTGAGCCAGCTGTCCTATGGGGCGTGGGTGAGCTTCGGGAACCAGCTGGACGTGAAGGAGGCCAAGTCGTTGTTGCAGTGCTGCCGAGATCACGGCGTCAACTTCTTCGACAACGCCGAGGTCTACGCCAATGGCCGGGCCGAGGAGATCATGGGCCAGGCCATTCGGGAGCTGGGATGGAAGCGCTCCGACATTGTCATCTCCACCAAGATCTTCTGGGGCGGGCCGGGTCCCAACGACAAGGGCCTCTCCAGGAAGCACATCGTGGAGGGCACCAAGGCCTCGCTCAAGCGCCTTGACACGGACTACGTCGATGTCATCTACTGCCACCGCCCGGACTCGTCCACGCCGATCGAGGAGACGGTGAGGGCCATGAACTACGTGATCGACAAGGGCTGGGCCTTCTACTGGGGCACCAGCGAGTGGTCTGCCCAGCAGATCACCGAGGCTTGGGGTGTCGCCGATCGTTTAGACTTGGTCGGCCCCATCGTCGAGCAGCCTGAGTATAATATGCTAACCAGGCAAAAG GTTGAGTCTGAGTACCTTCCTCTGTACAGCAACTATGGCCTGGGTCTTACCACATGGAGCCCACTTGCATCTGGAGTGCTTACTGGAAAATACAACAAGAAAGTTATACCTGCTGATAGTCGGTTTGCATTGGAAAATTACAAA AATCTTGCTAATCGGTCGTTGGTTGATGACGTGCTTAAAAAAGTTGAAGGACTGAAGCCAATCGCAGATGAACTTGGTGTGCCATTATCTCAACTTGCAATTGCATGGTGTGCTGCAAATCCTAATGTCTCTTCTGTTATTACTGGAGCAACGAAGGAATCTCAG ATTCAAGAGAACATGAAAGCTGTTGATCTCATCCCTCTACTGACTCCTGCTGTGATGGAGAAGATTGAGGCTGTTGTTCAAAGCAAGCCAAAGCGCCCAGATTCATATAGGTGA
- the LOC132178353 gene encoding UPF0481 protein At3g47200-like — protein sequence MRPVDGVDLVSIRIDEKLAGLTPNDPEYSCIFRVHNQLRKTNEKAYEPQLLAIGPYHRGKDDLRLMEDHKLRYLQLILQRGNESSVERYIKAMRELEGRAREFYVEPISLTIDEFVEMLLLDGCFIIELFRKFAVIDLRDEFDPIFRVGWILCTLKRDLLLLENQLPFFILTKLFEMTMVPNLHKDIIEPALHFFTSLPSLEYSYESGDVSLIRNNKHLVGLIHKLIRPIGNVVLNKKDWKSIRGATELEEAGVKFKKVEGVNLFDIKFNNGVLKIPLLRIEDRSESLFRNLIAFEQYNRSYHLQYVTDYVSFMGHLINSPKDVELLRRRGIIVNQLGDDEAVSTMFNKIGDCVVVYDLCYAEILSNLDKHCRRRQNVWMAKLKHNYFNSPWALISFLAAAVLLLLALTQTIFSILAYFCSQKVTSS from the coding sequence ATGAGGCCTGTTGATGGAGTTGATCTTGTCTCCATTCGTATTGATGAAAAGCTTGCTGGGTTGACTCCAAATGATCCGGAGTACTCTTGTATATTCAGAGTGCATAACCAATTACGCAAGACAAATGAGAAGGCATACGAGCCTCAGCTACTTGCCATTGGTCCTTACCACCGTGGCAAGGATGACTTGAGGCTTATGGAAGACCACAAATTGCGCTATTTACAACTAATTCTTCAAAGGGGAAATGAAAGCAGCGTGGAAAGATACATTAAGGCCATGAGAGAATTGGAAGGAAGAGCTCGTGAATTCTATGTAGAACCCATTAGCCTAACCATAGATGAGTTCGTAGAAATGTTGCTTCTTGATGGGTGTTTCATCATTGAGCTGTTTCGCAAGTTCGCAGTGATAGATCTAAGGGATGAATTTGATCCAATCTTTCGAGTGGGTTGGATCTTATGTACCTTAAAGCGTGATCTATTATTACTGGAAAACCAACTTCCATTCTTCATTCTCACTAAGTTGTTCGAGATGACCATGGTTCCGAACCTGCACAAGGACATTATTGAACCAGCCCTGCATTTTTTTACTTCATTACCATCTCTAGAGTATTCGTATGAATCAGGGGATGTTTCATTAATCCGAAACAATAAGCATCTAGTTGGTCTGATACATAAACTTATCCGTCCAATTGGAAATGTTGTACTTAATAAGAAAGATTGGAAGTCAATACGGGGTGCCACAGAGCTTGAAGAGGCTGGAGTAAAATTCAAGAAGGTAGAGGGGGTCAACTTGTTTGACATAAAGTTCAACAATGGGGTACTGAAAATTCCACTTTTGCGAATAGAAGATCGATCAGAATCTTTGTTCCGAAATCTGATTGCATTTGAGCAATACAATCGAAGTTATCATCTCCAATACGTCACAGACTATGTGAGCTTCATGGGCCATCTCATCAACTCTCCAAAGGATGTTGAATTGCTTCGTCGACGTGGAATTATAGTAAATCAGTTGGGTGATGATGAAGCTGTCTCCACCATGTTTAACAAGATTGGTGACTGTGTCGTGGTATACGATTTGTGTTATGCTGAAATTTTAAGCAATTTGGACAAGCATTGCAGAAGACGTCAAAATGTGTGGATGGCAAAACTGAAGCACAACTATTTCAACAGTCCTTGGGCATTGATTTCATTTCTCGCAGCTGCCGTTTTGCTCCTACTTGCTTTAACTCAGACTATATTTTCCATTCTTGCTTATTTTTGTTCCCAGAAAGTAACAAGTAGCTGA